Proteins encoded within one genomic window of Planctomycetota bacterium:
- a CDS encoding EpsI family protein: MRVDRSEIKAFVTVCATLAIGGIGFRVAMMELKVFLQKEPVPLRLPLDELPGTLGEWKQVGKDALFSDAVIEELGTKNFLDRTYVYRGDPAKGMLQVHVAYYTGMIDTVPHIPERCWGANGMVIQGQPEFRKQKVDDSAWDYTSGPIRPESGARYPQATVKEPVTKKNVTVNLPLGDITMTASCFQDPRQPEFTLIGAYFFIANGSITPSAMAVRNLSFKLTDRYAYYCKVQFSYRVREQPDKAVVMFDQLAGDLLQSLLPQLMRSLPDWSLLENQESPPPIASS, from the coding sequence ATGCGCGTTGACCGAAGCGAGATCAAGGCCTTTGTCACGGTGTGCGCCACCCTCGCCATCGGGGGCATCGGGTTCCGCGTGGCGATGATGGAACTGAAGGTGTTCCTGCAGAAGGAGCCCGTGCCGCTGCGCCTGCCCCTGGACGAGCTGCCCGGCACGCTTGGCGAGTGGAAGCAGGTGGGCAAGGACGCGCTGTTCTCCGACGCGGTGATCGAGGAGCTCGGCACCAAGAATTTTCTCGACCGCACCTACGTCTATCGCGGCGATCCGGCCAAGGGGATGTTGCAGGTGCACGTGGCCTACTACACCGGCATGATCGACACGGTGCCGCACATTCCCGAGCGCTGCTGGGGCGCCAACGGCATGGTCATCCAGGGCCAGCCCGAGTTCCGCAAGCAGAAGGTCGATGACTCCGCCTGGGACTACACGAGCGGTCCGATCCGGCCGGAGAGCGGGGCCCGCTATCCCCAAGCCACGGTGAAGGAGCCGGTCACCAAAAAGAACGTGACCGTGAACCTGCCCCTGGGCGACATCACCATGACCGCCAGCTGTTTCCAGGATCCCAGACAGCCCGAATTCACCCTCATCGGGGCCTATTTTTTCATCGCCAACGGCTCCATCACCCCCTCGGCGATGGCGGTTCGAAACCTATCCTTCAAGCTCACGGACCGCTACGCGTACTACTGCAAGGTGCAGTTTTCCTACCGGGTCCGCGAGCAGCCCGACAAGGCGGTCGTGATGTTCGATCAGCTCGCCGGCGACCTGCTGCAATCGCTCCTGCCCCAGCTGATGCGGAGCCTTCCGGATTGGTCACTGCTTGAAAATCAAGAATCACCACCCCCTATCGCGAGTTCCTAA
- a CDS encoding aspartate carbamoyltransferase catalytic subunit, translating into MATARHFLQIEGLTREQLQKLLAVAKGNLAVADQRIARKDTLSGRVIANLFFEDSTRTRCSFETAVHRLGGEVFTLTATGSSASKGESLVDTALNIEAMGVSGLIIRSTISGGPAMVAKRVSIPVINAGDGRHEHPTQGLLDLLTLQESLGSLEGKRVAIVGDIANSRVARSATQGLAILGCQVVLIGPPTLVNKSHQEMTKYHNLITISHDLDANLRDLDAIMMLRLQVERAASYGVSSDYRTLYGLTSERALRLKGGAVVLHPGPVNRGVEIDDSVADEFGGTRILRQVTHGVAARMAVLEEVIRQ; encoded by the coding sequence ATGGCCACGGCCCGGCACTTTCTTCAGATCGAAGGCCTGACCCGGGAGCAGCTTCAAAAACTGCTTGCGGTCGCCAAAGGCAATCTCGCCGTGGCCGATCAACGGATCGCCCGCAAGGACACCCTTTCAGGCCGGGTGATCGCCAACCTCTTCTTCGAAGATTCGACGCGCACCCGATGCAGCTTCGAGACCGCCGTGCACCGACTGGGAGGGGAGGTTTTCACGCTGACCGCTACCGGATCCAGCGCGAGCAAGGGCGAGAGCCTGGTGGACACCGCTCTGAACATCGAGGCCATGGGCGTGAGCGGCTTGATCATCCGTTCCACCATCTCGGGCGGACCGGCCATGGTTGCCAAGCGGGTTTCCATTCCAGTCATCAACGCAGGTGATGGCCGGCATGAACATCCAACCCAGGGCCTGCTTGACCTCTTGACTTTGCAGGAATCCCTTGGGTCACTCGAAGGCAAGCGAGTTGCGATCGTCGGGGACATCGCCAACAGTCGGGTTGCAAGGTCAGCCACCCAAGGCCTGGCCATCCTTGGGTGCCAGGTGGTCTTGATTGGGCCACCGACTTTGGTGAATAAGTCACACCAAGAAATGACAAAATATCACAATCTCATTACGATCTCACACGATCTTGATGCTAATTTACGGGATCTTGACGCAATAATGATGTTGCGGCTTCAGGTTGAACGGGCAGCAAGTTACGGTGTTTCATCTGATTATAGGACACTCTATGGCTTGACCTCCGAACGCGCCCTGCGATTGAAGGGCGGAGCGGTGGTTTTGCACCCCGGACCGGTGAACCGGGGTGTTGAAATTGATGACTCAGTGGCGGATGAATTCGGTGGCACAAGGATCTTGCGTCAGGTGACGCATGGGGTTGCCGCTCGAATGGCCGTTCTCGAAGAAGTTATTAGACAATAG
- a CDS encoding HD domain-containing protein yields the protein MSDFWLVSVAGTKEAKHRLAPPGPITIGRGTDRTIILAEKVVSRHHATLHWSSATVDEPGMWRISDDGSSAGTYINGAQVQAGRTLPLRHGDRLEISPWTFEVVDQEVPLDLATMIDVSSGEEKSRIEAQVERVQIAEPAAFAQDQLLILLQAGESIHQAEHEAEVYPAVVHALAMATQFANVAFVRNVGQGDAVEVLTQIGEMKDAQGRPRISRSMLRQARQGPVIEKAFSAADPTLEANPNHTVMPKSMEVRRAICVPVELAGVLFGFLYLDDAKPRDDARLAEVASIAGAIARMAAQGLGNQQRVRMAQRFAMEQQLMFGGTMHALISAIDAKDPYTRGHSVRVARFARLLAQAAGLGVELVERTHLCGTVHDIGKIGVPEAVLCKAERLTDDEFAKITAHPATGFQILRDIPQMRDVLHGVLEHHEKWDGSGYPNGLVGDKISLLGRIICLADCFDAMTSARVYRPARSVEEVQAEMQKCLGRHFDPELGKIFLSIPRLKLQEQIVRSDVAASGSF from the coding sequence ATGTCGGATTTTTGGCTTGTTTCCGTTGCCGGAACCAAGGAGGCGAAGCATCGACTCGCGCCGCCGGGCCCGATCACCATCGGGCGCGGAACCGACCGAACGATCATCCTCGCCGAGAAAGTGGTCAGCCGGCATCACGCCACGCTGCATTGGTCATCCGCCACCGTCGACGAGCCCGGCATGTGGCGCATCTCCGACGACGGGAGCTCCGCGGGCACCTACATCAATGGCGCGCAGGTTCAGGCGGGTCGCACCCTCCCGCTGCGGCATGGCGATCGGCTCGAGATTTCGCCCTGGACCTTCGAGGTGGTCGACCAGGAGGTGCCGCTGGATCTGGCGACCATGATCGACGTGTCGAGCGGGGAGGAGAAATCCAGGATCGAGGCGCAGGTGGAGCGCGTGCAGATTGCCGAGCCCGCGGCCTTCGCCCAGGATCAGCTGCTCATCCTCCTGCAGGCAGGCGAGTCCATTCACCAGGCCGAGCACGAGGCCGAGGTCTATCCCGCGGTGGTGCATGCGCTGGCGATGGCCACGCAATTCGCGAACGTCGCCTTCGTCCGCAATGTCGGCCAGGGAGACGCGGTCGAGGTGCTCACCCAGATCGGCGAGATGAAGGACGCCCAGGGCCGTCCGCGCATCAGCCGGTCGATGCTCCGGCAGGCGCGGCAGGGGCCGGTGATCGAGAAGGCGTTCAGCGCCGCCGATCCGACGCTCGAAGCCAATCCGAACCACACCGTCATGCCGAAAAGCATGGAAGTCCGCCGCGCCATCTGCGTCCCCGTGGAGCTTGCCGGCGTGCTCTTTGGTTTCCTCTACCTGGACGACGCCAAGCCGCGCGACGACGCCCGGCTCGCGGAGGTTGCCAGCATCGCCGGCGCCATCGCCCGCATGGCGGCGCAGGGGCTGGGCAATCAGCAGCGCGTGCGGATGGCGCAGCGCTTCGCCATGGAGCAGCAGCTCATGTTCGGGGGCACCATGCACGCGCTGATCTCGGCGATCGACGCCAAGGATCCCTACACGCGCGGCCATTCCGTCCGCGTGGCCCGCTTCGCCCGGCTGCTCGCCCAAGCTGCGGGCCTGGGCGTCGAGCTCGTCGAGCGCACCCATCTTTGCGGCACGGTCCATGACATCGGAAAGATCGGCGTGCCCGAGGCGGTGCTGTGCAAGGCGGAGCGGCTCACCGACGATGAGTTCGCCAAGATCACCGCACATCCGGCGACCGGGTTCCAGATCCTGCGCGACATTCCGCAAATGCGCGACGTGCTCCACGGGGTGCTGGAGCACCACGAGAAGTGGGACGGTTCCGGCTATCCGAACGGGCTCGTCGGTGACAAGATCTCACTGCTCGGTCGGATCATCTGCCTGGCGGACTGCTTCGACGCCATGACCAGCGCCCGCGTCTACCGGCCCGCGCGCAGCGTGGAGGAGGTGCAGGCCGAGATGCAGAAGTGCCTGGGCCGGCACTTCGATCCCGAGCTGGGAAAAATCTTCCTGTCGATTCCGCGCCTCAAGCTCCAGGAGCAGATCGTCCGCAGCGACGTGGCCGCCAGCGGATCATTTTGA
- a CDS encoding alkaline phosphatase family protein, translating into MMTPPPCHLRRAAFRAALTAVALAALVAVQGCREASGNPPASDAPAPAAVATSPSPASIDHVLLISVDGLRPEAALPPLDELHPGLKRLTQGAWTAQARCDPDISITLPNHVGMITGRLVAGELGHGWTSNSDPPSLKFGGTLHAKQGRYIASAFDVAHDAGVRTAMIAGKWKFALFEQSYGEDAGGKDGVAPDDGKDKIDCFVFAPDPMEEVRQQLAFLHGACERGKRSFSFLHLPTPDFYGHGSGWDLADGSPYREALQRIDHAIAALLAGIEESPHLRGHVAIVLTSDHAGGVPFASHTDPEAPVNYTILFMIWNGANLPRGDLYAMNPSSRHRPAPTERFAPGQAPPIRNADAGNACLMLLGLPGIPGSTANTTQDLRIDSK; encoded by the coding sequence ATGATGACGCCGCCGCCCTGCCACCTTCGAAGAGCCGCATTCCGCGCCGCGCTGACCGCGGTGGCGCTGGCGGCCCTGGTCGCCGTGCAGGGCTGCAGGGAAGCATCTGGAAATCCACCCGCCTCCGATGCGCCGGCGCCGGCGGCCGTCGCGACGAGTCCGTCGCCCGCATCGATCGACCACGTCCTGCTCATCTCCGTCGACGGCCTGCGTCCCGAAGCGGCACTGCCGCCGCTGGACGAACTGCATCCCGGCCTGAAGCGACTGACGCAGGGGGCGTGGACCGCACAAGCCCGTTGCGATCCCGACATCTCCATCACGCTTCCCAATCATGTCGGCATGATCACCGGGCGCCTGGTCGCCGGGGAACTTGGGCATGGATGGACATCGAACTCGGATCCGCCCTCGCTCAAGTTCGGCGGCACGCTCCACGCCAAGCAGGGCCGGTACATCGCCAGCGCCTTTGACGTTGCCCACGACGCGGGAGTGCGCACAGCCATGATCGCGGGCAAGTGGAAATTCGCCCTCTTCGAGCAGAGCTACGGCGAGGACGCGGGCGGCAAGGATGGCGTCGCGCCCGACGACGGCAAGGACAAGATCGACTGCTTCGTCTTTGCGCCCGATCCGATGGAGGAGGTCCGGCAGCAGCTGGCCTTCCTGCACGGGGCCTGCGAGCGCGGCAAGCGATCCTTCTCCTTTCTCCATCTTCCGACTCCGGATTTCTACGGCCACGGGTCCGGATGGGACCTGGCCGACGGCTCGCCCTACCGAGAGGCGCTGCAGCGAATCGACCACGCCATCGCGGCGCTGCTCGCGGGGATCGAAGAGTCGCCGCATCTGCGCGGCCATGTCGCGATCGTCCTGACCTCGGACCACGCGGGCGGAGTTCCATTCGCCAGCCACACCGATCCCGAGGCGCCGGTCAACTACACCATTCTCTTCATGATCTGGAATGGCGCGAACCTTCCGCGCGGCGATCTCTACGCGATGAATCCCTCCAGCCGCCATCGTCCCGCGCCGACCGAGCGCTTCGCTCCCGGCCAGGCGCCGCCGATCCGCAACGCCGACGCCGGCAACGCCTGCCTCATGCTGCTGGGGTTGCCCGGGATTCCCGGCAGCACGGCGAACACGACGCAAGATCTGCGGATCGATTCCAAGTAG
- a CDS encoding metallophosphoesterase family protein, whose product MARTIWISGDTHFGDAHALALFQRPFADAAAMDAALVEALNQSVRKRDLLYHIGDFCGPFAEGRDVQVDHAEKIRRAIRCKSIRLVCGNHDPKGARFKSLFDKVRDQYSLRAEHSGERLLLSHYPLRAWRGQMGGAMHLYGHTHGALEELGRSMDVGVDCWNYSPLRLSHAIDLLAARPVSAPDGWVRRQKLRMGAVGAEGSAADHGR is encoded by the coding sequence ATGGCGAGGACGATCTGGATTTCCGGCGACACGCATTTCGGAGATGCCCACGCCCTCGCGCTTTTTCAGAGGCCCTTCGCGGACGCAGCCGCCATGGATGCCGCCCTGGTCGAAGCTCTGAATCAATCCGTCCGCAAGCGGGATCTGCTCTATCACATCGGGGATTTTTGCGGTCCTTTCGCCGAGGGACGCGACGTGCAAGTCGATCATGCCGAAAAAATCCGCCGGGCCATCCGCTGCAAGTCCATCCGCCTGGTCTGCGGCAACCATGATCCCAAGGGAGCCCGGTTCAAGTCGCTCTTCGACAAGGTTCGGGATCAGTACAGCCTCCGCGCCGAACATTCGGGCGAGCGCCTCCTGCTGTCGCACTATCCGCTTCGCGCCTGGCGCGGGCAGATGGGCGGGGCCATGCATCTGTACGGCCACACCCACGGAGCTCTTGAGGAACTGGGGCGAAGCATGGATGTGGGCGTCGATTGCTGGAATTACTCCCCGCTTCGACTGAGCCATGCGATTGACCTGCTCGCCGCGCGGCCCGTCTCTGCGCCCGATGGTTGGGTGCGCCGACAAAAGTTGCGGATGGGTGCCGTCGGCGCCGAGGGGAGCGCCGCGGACCACGGCCGTTGA
- a CDS encoding AI-2E family transporter, with protein sequence MNSPTPSMEAPGRGSRILYSAAAAIIILAGLKAAAPLVVPILAAIFLAVVSLPALAFFCRTGMPRWLAATCLLIVIVALIAGAATIATHNLGALAEKIPEYRVILEEKLAALNVDLAARGIHMDLDTLISKTNPGDVLGYASNFVKGLANLAQSGLFVILTLAFLLGEAAVLPNKIRTITGRPEDDLGRYRSIVSDIQSYLAVKSQTNFLAAVLVTLSCYVLNTPYALFIGIAAFFLNYIPTFGAIITAIPAVLLCLAVNGWQMALVMVILQVLFNIVIGSWLEPRLFGRKLGLSAAVVFLSLVFWGWILGPVGMFLSVPLTMLVKILLDNTEEFRWISILLGPGSAAATPTPDSK encoded by the coding sequence ATGAATTCCCCCACTCCTTCCATGGAGGCGCCGGGCCGGGGCAGTCGCATTCTCTATTCGGCGGCCGCGGCGATCATCATTCTGGCTGGCCTCAAGGCCGCGGCGCCGCTGGTGGTCCCGATCCTGGCGGCCATTTTTCTCGCGGTGGTGAGCTTGCCTGCGCTGGCGTTCTTCTGCCGCACCGGCATGCCCCGCTGGCTCGCGGCGACCTGCCTGCTGATCGTGATCGTGGCGCTGATCGCCGGCGCGGCCACGATCGCCACGCACAACCTGGGGGCGCTGGCGGAAAAGATTCCGGAATACCGCGTGATCCTGGAGGAGAAGCTGGCCGCCTTGAACGTCGATCTGGCCGCGCGGGGAATCCACATGGACCTGGACACCTTGATCTCCAAGACCAATCCCGGCGACGTGCTGGGCTACGCGAGCAACTTCGTGAAGGGGCTGGCGAACCTGGCCCAGAGCGGGCTCTTCGTCATCCTCACGCTCGCATTCCTCTTGGGCGAGGCGGCCGTGCTGCCGAACAAGATCCGGACGATCACCGGGCGACCCGAGGATGACCTTGGCCGCTACCGAAGCATCGTGAGCGACATCCAGAGCTACCTCGCGGTGAAGTCGCAGACCAACTTCCTCGCGGCGGTGCTGGTGACGCTGAGCTGCTACGTGCTCAACACCCCCTACGCGCTCTTCATCGGCATCGCGGCCTTCTTCCTGAACTACATCCCGACCTTCGGGGCGATCATCACGGCCATCCCCGCGGTGCTGCTCTGCCTGGCGGTGAACGGATGGCAGATGGCGCTGGTGATGGTGATCCTGCAGGTGCTCTTCAACATTGTCATCGGCAGCTGGCTGGAGCCCCGGCTCTTCGGACGCAAGCTTGGACTCAGCGCCGCGGTGGTCTTCCTGAGCCTGGTGTTCTGGGGCTGGATCCTGGGACCGGTGGGCATGTTCCTGAGCGTGCCACTGACGATGCTGGTGAAGATTCTGCTGGACAACACCGAGGAATTCCGCTGGATCTCGATTCTGCTCGGCCCGGGCAGCGCCGCGGCGACCCCGACCCCCGACTCAAAATGA
- a CDS encoding exosortase/archaeosortase family protein, with protein MTTAPALAHDARDSNVVELSSRTALVAGIALLVLFVAVFWEWIVHQVTWASHEPSDWGHTLIIPFVSGYFVWAKRNEIMAQPWRPAWIGLPLTILGIAWYMICNLGPAALAHHNVRASGLGITLIGMGLLLLGWRAMKPVWFPLFYMLIFFQTVSERLLNMVTFRMQDISAQGAYLLLNLIGIETDLSGNLLTILKDGVPMQLNVAEACSGMRMLVAFLALGVAMAYVSLPKLWQQSLLVLMGIPISIFVNVLRVASLGILGMFNQNFMSGEFHHMIGLVWLIPAFFSYLAVLWILSKFLVEEDHTKAANHAR; from the coding sequence ATGACCACCGCACCCGCTCTAGCTCACGATGCCCGCGATTCGAATGTCGTCGAGTTGTCCTCCAGGACCGCCCTGGTGGCGGGCATCGCGCTGCTGGTGCTCTTTGTCGCGGTCTTCTGGGAATGGATCGTTCACCAGGTCACCTGGGCCTCGCATGAACCCTCGGACTGGGGGCACACGCTCATCATTCCATTCGTGAGCGGCTACTTCGTCTGGGCCAAGCGAAACGAAATCATGGCGCAGCCGTGGCGCCCGGCGTGGATCGGACTTCCACTCACCATCCTGGGCATCGCCTGGTACATGATCTGCAACCTCGGCCCGGCCGCCCTGGCCCATCACAATGTCCGCGCCTCGGGGCTGGGCATCACCCTGATCGGCATGGGCCTGCTGCTGCTGGGCTGGCGGGCGATGAAGCCCGTCTGGTTCCCGCTTTTCTACATGCTGATTTTCTTCCAGACCGTGAGCGAGCGTCTGCTGAACATGGTGACCTTCCGGATGCAGGACATCTCCGCGCAGGGCGCGTACCTGTTGCTGAACCTGATCGGCATCGAGACGGACCTCTCGGGCAACCTGCTCACGATCCTCAAGGATGGCGTGCCCATGCAGCTCAATGTCGCGGAGGCCTGCAGCGGCATGCGCATGCTGGTGGCGTTCCTGGCCCTCGGCGTGGCCATGGCCTACGTCTCGCTGCCCAAGCTCTGGCAGCAGTCGCTGCTGGTGTTGATGGGGATCCCCATCTCCATCTTCGTGAATGTCCTGCGCGTCGCCTCGCTGGGCATCCTGGGGATGTTCAACCAGAACTTCATGTCCGGCGAGTTTCATCACATGATCGGGCTGGTGTGGCTGATCCCGGCGTTCTTCTCCTACCTTGCCGTGCTTTGGATTCTCTCCAAGTTCCTCGTCGAAGAGGATCACACGAAAGCAGCGAACCATGCGCGTTGA
- a CDS encoding PQQ-dependent sugar dehydrogenase: MRLHSAIDRPSFARSRAARLLAAALAAAAASLALAQAPTPPASSPQAKPQGAAESKDLTLRVPEIKLVRMFPNLTLRRPTQAVQAPGEPGTLYVVEQAGRVLRLDLNNDQVKSGEVFADIRKEVNDRNNEEGLLSLCFDPKYADNGLLYLYYTADKPRRSVLSQFHASDDRKTINMDSEKIILQVDQPYSNHNGGTVLFGPDGMLYLSLGDGGAANDPHGNGQNLGTLLASIVRLDVSHVSKESPYAIPSDNPFLATKGARKEIWAYGLRNVWRMSFDRESGVLWGGDVGQNQYEEIDVIVKGGNYGWNPREGLHEFPGGKKGAFGDQYIDPVHEYSHNDGLSVTGGYVYRGKKCPDLSGIYFFADYSYGIIWGARCQGSKMGEPRKLIHRSANLWSSFGELLDGELVLCSFDGGERGPGSLWKITCAN, encoded by the coding sequence ATGCGACTCCATTCAGCGATTGACCGTCCCTCCTTCGCGCGAAGCCGCGCCGCCCGACTCCTCGCTGCGGCGCTTGCCGCGGCTGCGGCAAGCCTCGCTTTGGCGCAGGCGCCGACTCCGCCCGCCTCATCGCCGCAAGCCAAACCGCAGGGCGCGGCGGAATCGAAAGACCTCACCCTCCGCGTGCCCGAGATCAAGCTGGTCCGGATGTTTCCGAATCTGACTCTGCGCCGTCCGACCCAGGCGGTGCAGGCTCCCGGCGAGCCGGGCACGCTCTACGTGGTCGAGCAGGCCGGCCGGGTTCTGCGCCTCGATCTGAACAACGACCAGGTGAAGTCGGGCGAGGTGTTCGCCGACATTCGCAAGGAAGTGAACGACCGGAACAACGAAGAGGGGCTCCTCTCGCTGTGTTTCGATCCGAAGTACGCCGACAACGGATTGCTCTACCTCTACTACACCGCCGACAAGCCGCGCCGCTCGGTGCTGAGCCAGTTTCATGCCAGCGACGACCGCAAGACCATCAACATGGACAGCGAGAAGATCATCCTGCAGGTTGATCAGCCCTATTCGAATCACAACGGAGGCACGGTGCTCTTCGGTCCGGACGGCATGCTCTATCTCAGCTTGGGCGATGGCGGCGCGGCCAACGATCCGCATGGAAACGGTCAGAACCTTGGCACGCTTCTGGCCTCCATCGTCCGGCTCGATGTGAGCCATGTGAGCAAGGAGTCACCCTACGCGATTCCCTCCGACAATCCCTTCCTCGCGACCAAGGGCGCGCGCAAGGAGATCTGGGCCTATGGACTTCGCAATGTCTGGCGCATGAGCTTCGACCGCGAGAGTGGCGTGCTCTGGGGAGGCGATGTCGGCCAGAATCAGTACGAGGAAATCGATGTCATCGTCAAGGGCGGCAACTACGGCTGGAATCCCCGCGAGGGGCTGCACGAGTTTCCCGGCGGAAAGAAGGGCGCCTTCGGCGACCAGTACATCGATCCCGTGCACGAGTACTCACACAACGACGGCTTGAGCGTGACCGGGGGTTATGTCTATCGCGGCAAGAAATGCCCGGACCTGAGCGGCATCTATTTCTTTGCCGACTACAGCTACGGCATCATCTGGGGCGCCCGCTGCCAGGGCTCGAAGATGGGCGAGCCGAGAAAGCTCATCCATCGCAGCGCCAATCTCTGGTCGAGCTTCGGCGAGTTGCTCGATGGCGAGCTGGTGCTCTGCTCGTTCGACGGCGGCGAACGGGGACCGGGATCGCTCTGGAAAATCACCTGCGCGAATTGA
- a CDS encoding polysaccharide biosynthesis/export family protein, with protein MSVLLFLRLRACARIFALPAIVLLSGCIETDSFFDPSKTGYFETTPSEMPILTRIDVIEQASDGPEFVSPTPADLKASDLSYRFAPGDVLRIEIPSLMATGQTEQAERVVDQTGDIQLPVINKVRAAGLTTEELQTSIELRLKGILTNPQAFVALQEGRAFQFRILGSVDQPGLYALNKPDLRLLDAIATARGASVNTVRILITREVIANEYRASYDQRALSPSGTTAAPATTAPPTTTPTTTAPPKVTTPSEVDIDQLINELPGNNAPASSAPAAPATPAAIPPATDPAHDPAAPPAAPPSSEPAKAPALDPAAPPKADPATDPAMDPAPPTDPAKEPAPSTDPSKRRTQLGMLRAETRQAPPVDIDQLEPAKSDDRGNQPPVQNPLDANAGDQFIFDNASQSWIRKSSLAAGANHPDAAPGAPETAAAQDPKGTADVVAAEPGSAGLRSAEAAQIRKNKRILAAQEKTVVIDIDYNQLVRGESKLNIVIRPGDLIYCDSGQVGVVYIDGEINRPGVYNLPTSGKLTLSRLVAAAGGVSELAIPERCDLIRRLGSDKEACVRISLAAIRNRGEPDIFLKPDDHIIVGTDFWAWPLARFRRDFSMPNSIGFQLDRNFGNDVFGAPPSNIGNQ; from the coding sequence ATGTCAGTGTTGCTGTTCCTCAGGCTTCGCGCCTGCGCCCGCATTTTTGCGCTGCCGGCGATTGTCCTGCTGTCGGGATGCATTGAGACGGACAGCTTCTTTGATCCAAGCAAAACCGGTTACTTCGAGACGACTCCTTCGGAGATGCCGATCCTCACCCGGATCGACGTCATCGAGCAGGCCAGCGACGGGCCGGAATTTGTCAGCCCGACGCCCGCGGACTTGAAGGCGAGCGATCTCTCCTATCGATTTGCTCCAGGCGACGTCCTTCGAATCGAAATCCCTAGCCTGATGGCGACGGGCCAGACCGAGCAGGCCGAGCGCGTCGTCGACCAGACCGGCGACATCCAGCTGCCCGTCATCAACAAGGTGAGGGCGGCCGGACTGACCACAGAGGAACTTCAGACCAGCATCGAGCTGCGGCTCAAGGGAATCCTGACCAATCCTCAGGCGTTCGTCGCCCTGCAGGAAGGGCGAGCGTTTCAGTTCCGCATTCTTGGATCCGTGGATCAGCCCGGCTTGTATGCACTGAACAAGCCCGATCTTCGACTGCTCGATGCCATTGCGACCGCCCGGGGCGCCAGTGTGAACACCGTCCGGATCCTGATCACACGCGAAGTCATCGCCAACGAATATCGCGCCTCCTACGACCAGCGGGCGCTCAGTCCCAGCGGCACCACCGCCGCTCCAGCCACGACCGCCCCTCCCACCACGACGCCGACCACCACGGCTCCTCCCAAAGTCACGACGCCATCCGAAGTGGACATTGATCAGCTCATCAATGAACTGCCGGGCAACAACGCTCCCGCGTCCTCGGCGCCCGCTGCGCCGGCAACCCCAGCCGCCATCCCGCCCGCAACCGACCCCGCTCATGATCCGGCAGCGCCTCCGGCTGCACCTCCAAGCTCGGAACCCGCCAAGGCACCCGCCCTGGACCCCGCAGCCCCGCCCAAGGCGGATCCCGCCACCGATCCCGCAATGGATCCGGCCCCACCAACCGATCCGGCCAAGGAGCCGGCGCCATCGACCGATCCATCCAAGCGACGGACGCAACTGGGCATGCTCCGCGCGGAAACGCGCCAGGCACCGCCGGTCGACATCGACCAGCTCGAGCCGGCGAAGTCCGACGACCGCGGCAATCAGCCTCCGGTTCAGAATCCGCTGGACGCGAATGCCGGCGACCAGTTCATCTTTGACAATGCTTCGCAGTCGTGGATCCGAAAGTCCTCGCTGGCCGCGGGCGCCAATCACCCCGATGCCGCGCCGGGAGCCCCGGAGACCGCCGCCGCGCAGGACCCGAAGGGCACCGCCGACGTGGTCGCGGCCGAACCTGGCAGCGCCGGACTTCGCTCCGCGGAAGCCGCCCAGATCCGCAAGAACAAGCGCATCCTCGCGGCGCAGGAAAAGACGGTGGTGATCGACATCGACTACAACCAGCTGGTCCGCGGCGAGTCAAAGCTCAACATCGTCATCCGACCGGGCGACTTGATCTACTGCGACTCGGGACAGGTCGGCGTGGTCTACATCGACGGCGAAATCAACCGGCCGGGCGTCTACAACCTGCCCACCTCAGGCAAGCTGACCCTCAGCCGGCTGGTTGCCGCGGCCGGTGGCGTGAGCGAACTCGCGATTCCCGAGCGCTGCGACCTGATCCGGCGGCTTGGAAGCGACAAGGAAGCCTGCGTGAGAATCAGCCTGGCGGCGATCCGCAACCGCGGCGAGCCCGATATTTTCCTCAAGCCCGACGACCACATCATCGTGGGCACCGATTTCTGGGCCTGGCCGCTGGCCCGGTTCCGCCGCGACTTCTCCATGCCGAACTCGATTGGCTTCCAGCTTGACCGCAACTTCGGCAACGACGTCTTCGGCGCGCCGCCGTCCAACATCGGGAACCAATAA
- the trxA gene encoding thioredoxin — MASPNTLEFTDANFDAEVLKSSVPVLVDFWAEWCQPCRMLGPTIDQIAEESKGKAKVGKVDIDHHQSIALKYGIQSIPTVLLFKQGQMVKKWVGAVPKATLSEAMNAV, encoded by the coding sequence ATGGCCAGCCCAAACACACTCGAATTCACCGACGCAAATTTTGACGCCGAAGTCCTGAAGAGCAGCGTTCCCGTGCTGGTGGATTTCTGGGCCGAATGGTGCCAGCCCTGCCGGATGCTCGGGCCAACCATCGACCAGATCGCGGAGGAGTCCAAGGGCAAGGCGAAGGTCGGCAAGGTCGACATCGATCACCACCAGAGCATCGCCCTGAAGTACGGCATTCAAAGCATTCCCACCGTGCTCCTGTTCAAGCAGGGACAGATGGTCAAGAAATGGGTCGGCGCGGTTCCCAAGGCGACCCTCAGCGAGGCGATGAACGCCGTCTGA